From Pararhodobacter zhoushanensis, the proteins below share one genomic window:
- a CDS encoding ABC transporter permease: MASDISGPRLPTGRIPDVALSRNFRSVRTITALVLREMTTRFGRTPGGFAWAIMQPLATIIILGMAFSLIARSPSLGTSFIFFKATGIMPFTMFRSNSGMIAKSLSYSKALLSYPGVTWMDAVLARLILNTLVTVAVTVLILTGIILYEGLTLIIDWPMAILSMALSALLGFGIGVLNCYLFERVVIWSNIWGIMSAPLMIISGVILLYEDLPSEAQTYMWYNPLIHITGMMREAFYSTYQPNYISVTYVVLFSLIPLVVGLLLLRKHHLYLLNR; encoded by the coding sequence GTGGCGAGCGACATTTCAGGGCCACGTCTGCCAACCGGGCGCATTCCGGACGTGGCGTTGTCACGCAATTTCCGGTCGGTGCGCACGATTACGGCGCTGGTCCTGCGCGAGATGACGACGCGCTTTGGTCGCACACCCGGTGGCTTTGCGTGGGCCATCATGCAGCCGCTGGCGACGATCATCATTCTGGGTATGGCGTTTTCCCTGATCGCCCGGTCGCCTTCCCTGGGGACCAGCTTCATCTTCTTCAAGGCGACGGGGATCATGCCCTTCACCATGTTCAGGAGCAACTCAGGCATGATCGCGAAGAGCCTGAGCTATTCCAAGGCCTTGCTCTCTTATCCCGGTGTGACGTGGATGGATGCCGTGCTGGCGCGCCTGATCCTGAACACGCTGGTTACCGTTGCGGTTACGGTTCTGATCCTGACCGGCATCATCCTCTATGAAGGCCTGACGCTGATCATTGACTGGCCGATGGCCATCCTGTCGATGGCGCTGTCAGCGCTGCTTGGGTTCGGCATCGGTGTGCTGAACTGCTACCTGTTCGAACGCGTCGTGATCTGGTCGAATATCTGGGGCATCATGTCAGCGCCCCTGATGATCATTTCGGGCGTCATTCTGCTGTACGAGGATCTGCCCAGCGAAGCGCAGACCTATATGTGGTACAATCCGCTCATTCACATCACCGGCATGATGCGCGAGGCGTTCTATTCCACGTATCAGCCCAACTACATTTCGGTCACCTATGTGGTGCTCTTTTCGCTGATTCCGCTGGTCGTGGGTCTGCTGCTGCTGCGCAAGCATCACCTCTATCTGCTCAACCGCTGA
- a CDS encoding polysaccharide biosynthesis protein, with translation MLERLTTLSRSAKQTILLILDIVLVPASLLVSMAILSGYLPSAAAIAAEVPALILLTTASAFLSIALGLPRVQLKSYELSALGRSAALAAVLAGILGIMVMAGLSAVEVGAPVVLALIYTVFSAASRLFLLQILISVYRQTGAETRVMIYGAGLTGVQLAMALKSSQDVRLLGFLDDNTVLHGMTVAGQTVYPAQRIEMLLEAHKIDKVLLAMPSLSQPRLAQIARRVSRLKVEVQTLPSFAQLIGEEAIVDKLAPVLPQSVLGREHFADALDGGCGAYEGRVVMISGAGGSIGSELCRQILHCNPTKLVLLEVTEFTLFSIERELRALAEETLCQIVPVLASVCDARAVTATIRTHGVNVILHAAAYKHVPMVERNPIAGISNNIFGTLTMAQAAADNEIERFVLVSTDKAVRPIGVMGATKRLSEIVVGDLARRNSTTIFAMVRFGNVLGSSGSVVPIFYEQVSRGGPVTVTDPDVTRYFMTIQEACRLVLWAGTLAQGSGEIFVLDMGKPVRIVELARQVIEGSGYSVRNASNPDGDIEIITTGLRDGEKLHEELSIHQKLAPTAHPKLSRAREVALSEFEIARALQGLRSAVDKGDANAAVEEMMRWVKRDLVANTAPGVATGDL, from the coding sequence ATGCTCGAACGCCTCACCACACTTTCGCGGTCGGCCAAACAGACGATTCTGTTGATCCTGGATATTGTCCTGGTTCCGGCGTCGCTGTTGGTGTCGATGGCGATCTTGTCGGGCTATCTGCCGAGCGCGGCGGCCATCGCCGCAGAGGTTCCTGCGCTGATCCTGCTCACCACGGCCTCGGCGTTTTTGTCGATCGCGTTGGGTCTGCCGCGCGTTCAGCTGAAATCGTATGAGCTTTCGGCACTGGGGCGCTCGGCCGCATTGGCGGCTGTGCTGGCCGGGATTCTGGGCATCATGGTGATGGCCGGGCTGTCCGCTGTCGAAGTCGGCGCGCCCGTGGTTCTGGCGCTGATCTACACGGTATTCAGCGCAGCGTCGCGGCTGTTTTTGCTGCAGATCCTGATCTCGGTCTATCGTCAGACCGGGGCCGAAACCCGCGTGATGATCTATGGCGCGGGCCTGACCGGGGTTCAGCTGGCGATGGCGCTGAAATCCTCGCAGGATGTGCGGTTGCTGGGCTTTCTGGATGACAACACGGTCCTGCATGGGATGACCGTTGCCGGGCAGACGGTTTACCCCGCACAGCGCATCGAAATGCTGCTTGAGGCGCACAAGATCGACAAGGTCTTGCTGGCGATGCCCTCTCTCAGTCAGCCGCGTCTGGCGCAGATCGCCCGCCGCGTGTCCAGACTGAAGGTCGAAGTGCAGACCCTGCCGTCCTTTGCGCAGCTGATCGGTGAAGAAGCCATCGTCGACAAACTGGCGCCGGTCTTGCCGCAGTCGGTGCTGGGGCGCGAACATTTCGCGGATGCGCTGGACGGCGGCTGCGGGGCGTATGAGGGGCGCGTGGTGATGATCTCAGGCGCTGGGGGCTCAATCGGGTCCGAGCTGTGCCGCCAGATCCTGCACTGCAATCCCACCAAGCTGGTTTTGCTGGAAGTCACCGAATTCACGCTGTTCTCGATCGAGCGCGAACTGCGCGCACTGGCCGAAGAGACCCTGTGCCAGATTGTCCCCGTGCTGGCCTCGGTCTGCGATGCCCGCGCGGTGACTGCGACGATCCGCACGCATGGCGTCAACGTCATCCTGCACGCAGCGGCCTATAAACATGTGCCGATGGTCGAACGCAATCCCATCGCCGGGATCAGCAACAACATCTTTGGCACGCTGACCATGGCGCAGGCGGCTGCCGACAATGAGATCGAGCGTTTCGTTCTGGTCTCGACCGACAAGGCCGTGCGCCCGATTGGCGTGATGGGCGCGACCAAGCGTCTGTCGGAAATCGTCGTCGGCGATCTGGCGCGGCGCAACAGCACGACGATCTTTGCCATGGTGCGGTTTGGCAATGTGCTGGGTTCTTCTGGCTCGGTCGTGCCGATCTTTTACGAGCAGGTCAGCCGGGGCGGGCCAGTCACCGTCACCGATCCCGACGTCACGCGATATTTCATGACCATCCAGGAAGCCTGTCGCCTTGTGCTGTGGGCCGGAACTCTGGCGCAGGGCAGCGGTGAAATCTTTGTGCTGGATATGGGCAAACCGGTCCGCATCGTCGAACTGGCGCGTCAGGTCATCGAAGGCTCGGGCTATTCCGTTCGAAATGCAAGCAACCCTGACGGGGATATCGAAATCATCACCACGGGCCTGCGCGACGGCGAAAAGCTGCACGAAGAGCTGTCGATTCATCAAAAACTGGCCCCCACAGCCCATCCGAAACTGTCGCGTGCGCGCGAGGTTGCCTTGTCCGAATTCGAGATTGCGCGCGCCCTGCAAGGGCTGCGCAGCGCGGTGGACAAAGGCGACGCGAATGCCGCGGTCGAGGAAATGATGCGTTGGGTCAAGCGGGATCTGGTCGCCAACACCGCCCCCGGCGTTGCCACCGGCGACCTGTGA
- the kdsA gene encoding 3-deoxy-8-phosphooctulonate synthase: MSHIVTIGDIAIGGSNPFALLAGPCQLQSLDHARAMCAGILEACAPSGTKLIFKASYDKANRSSIGTERGLGMDAGLEILAKIRDEFGVPVVTDVHEPWQCEKAAQAVDVLQIPAFLCRQTDLLLAAGETGKAINVKKGQFLAPWDMRHVAAKIESTGNRNIMLCDRGTSFGYNTLVTDFRGLPTMAQTGYPVVFDATHSVQQPGGQGATSGGQREFVPVLARAACAVGISALFIETHEDPDNAPSDGPNMVPLDQMEALIGRLRAYDALTKENFDA, encoded by the coding sequence ATGTCCCATATCGTCACCATCGGCGACATCGCCATCGGCGGATCGAACCCTTTCGCGCTGCTCGCCGGACCCTGCCAATTGCAAAGTCTGGATCACGCGCGGGCGATGTGCGCGGGCATCCTTGAAGCCTGCGCCCCCAGTGGCACCAAGCTGATCTTCAAGGCCAGCTACGACAAGGCGAACCGCTCGTCCATCGGCACCGAGCGCGGGCTGGGGATGGACGCGGGGCTGGAAATTCTGGCCAAGATCCGCGACGAATTCGGCGTGCCGGTTGTCACCGACGTGCATGAGCCCTGGCAGTGCGAGAAAGCCGCGCAGGCCGTCGACGTGCTGCAAATCCCCGCCTTCCTGTGCCGTCAGACCGACCTGTTGCTGGCCGCCGGTGAGACGGGCAAGGCGATCAACGTCAAGAAGGGTCAGTTTCTGGCCCCCTGGGACATGCGCCACGTCGCCGCCAAGATCGAAAGCACCGGCAACCGCAACATCATGCTGTGCGACCGGGGCACCTCGTTCGGGTACAACACGCTGGTGACGGATTTCCGGGGCCTGCCGACCATGGCGCAGACCGGCTATCCGGTGGTGTTTGACGCCACCCATTCGGTGCAGCAGCCCGGCGGACAGGGCGCAACTTCGGGCGGGCAGCGCGAATTCGTGCCGGTGCTGGCCCGTGCCGCCTGCGCCGTGGGCATCTCGGCGCTGTTCATCGAGACGCATGAAGACCCCGACAACGCCCCCTCGGACGGCCCCAACATGGTGCCGCTGGACCAGATGGAGGCCCTGATCGGCCGGTTGCGCGCCTATGACGCGCTGACCAAGGAGAACTTCGATGCGTGA
- the glf gene encoding UDP-galactopyranose mutase, whose product MAQQREYLVVGAGLSGAVLGRELAEAGHRVRIVEARNHIAGNCHTERDAETGVLVHVYGPHIFHTNDTEVWEYVSRFEQFRPYKNRVKAQTGGRVFSLPMNLLTINQFFGKTLRPDDARAFIETQADLSITDPQSFEDQALRFVGPALYEAFFKGYTQKQWGCHPRELPASILKRLPVRFNYNDDYFAHRFQGIPEAGYTAMVARMLDHPGITVALNTPYDPAMADTVDHVFWSGPLDGWFGYDIGRLGYRTLDFERFTAPGDWQGCAVMNYCDADVPWTRITEHKHFAPWETHEGSVLYREFSRAAEPGDTPFYPIRMVEEKALLGQYTARARAERGVTFMGRLGTYRYLDMDVTIREALDAARGVLTCLSQDTKIPAFFSQPT is encoded by the coding sequence TTGGCTCAACAGCGTGAGTATCTTGTTGTCGGAGCGGGGCTTTCAGGCGCGGTTCTGGGCCGCGAGCTGGCAGAGGCCGGGCACCGGGTGCGCATCGTCGAGGCCCGCAACCACATCGCCGGAAATTGCCATACCGAACGCGATGCCGAAACCGGCGTTCTGGTCCATGTCTATGGCCCGCATATCTTTCACACCAACGATACCGAGGTGTGGGAATACGTGTCGCGGTTCGAGCAGTTCCGCCCCTACAAGAACCGCGTCAAGGCGCAGACCGGCGGGCGGGTGTTCTCGCTGCCGATGAACCTGCTGACCATCAACCAGTTCTTCGGCAAGACCCTGCGCCCCGACGACGCCCGCGCCTTTATCGAAACGCAGGCGGATCTCAGCATTACCGATCCGCAAAGCTTTGAAGATCAGGCGCTGCGCTTTGTCGGACCGGCGCTGTATGAGGCCTTCTTCAAGGGCTACACGCAAAAGCAATGGGGCTGCCACCCGCGCGAACTGCCCGCCTCGATCCTCAAGCGCCTGCCGGTTCGCTTCAACTACAACGACGACTATTTCGCCCACCGGTTTCAGGGCATCCCCGAAGCCGGCTACACCGCCATGGTCGCGCGCATGCTGGACCATCCGGGGATCACCGTGGCGCTTAACACGCCCTATGATCCGGCGATGGCCGACACGGTCGACCATGTCTTCTGGTCCGGCCCGCTGGACGGCTGGTTCGGCTATGACATCGGGCGGCTGGGCTACCGCACGCTGGATTTCGAGCGTTTCACCGCGCCGGGCGACTGGCAGGGCTGTGCCGTGATGAACTATTGCGATGCGGATGTGCCGTGGACGCGGATCACTGAGCACAAGCATTTCGCGCCGTGGGAGACGCATGAAGGCTCGGTCCTGTACCGCGAATTTTCCCGCGCCGCCGAGCCGGGGGACACGCCGTTCTACCCGATTCGGATGGTCGAAGAGAAAGCCTTGCTGGGCCAGTATACGGCGCGCGCGCGCGCTGAACGCGGAGTTACCTTCATGGGGCGGCTGGGCACGTATCGCTATCTCGACATGGATGTGACCATCCGCGAAGCGCTGGACGCGGCGCGCGGTGTGCTGACATGCCTCAGCCAAGACACGAAGATTCCCGCATTTTTCAGTCAGCCGACCTGA
- a CDS encoding calcium-binding protein encodes MARISIEVSDGENTLIGGGGKDTVLGGVGNDWIDGGGGKDLLMAGAGNDTIFGGGGADTLGGADGDDYLSDTGGRNWMFGGNGDDTAMGGVDTDLIFGGWGNDLIDAEDGDDAAGGGRGDDTVRGGGGNDVLFGAGGNDVLDGGTGRDTLWGGVGDDTLLGGDGDDQIMAGKGDDLVAGDDGNDLLYGKEGNDSIDAGSGNDRVWGDEGNDTIQGGAGDDWLVGGEGDDEISGGAGNDTVRGGSGYDVFWGGAGADVFEFFRDHDTGRLMDFNPDEGDLIRLDDWIWFPLGDLTAEQVVERFGSLDDQGNVVLDFSDVGGNVVILNGFADLDNLPDYIEIM; translated from the coding sequence ATGGCAAGGATCTCGATCGAGGTCAGCGATGGCGAGAACACGCTGATCGGCGGCGGCGGCAAAGACACCGTCCTTGGCGGCGTGGGCAATGACTGGATCGACGGCGGGGGTGGCAAGGATTTGCTCATGGCCGGGGCCGGGAATGACACCATCTTCGGGGGCGGCGGGGCCGATACCCTGGGGGGGGCCGATGGCGACGACTATCTTTCCGACACAGGCGGACGCAACTGGATGTTCGGCGGCAACGGCGATGACACCGCGATGGGGGGCGTCGACACCGACCTTATCTTTGGCGGCTGGGGGAATGACCTGATTGATGCCGAGGACGGCGATGATGCCGCCGGCGGCGGCCGGGGCGACGACACCGTCCGCGGCGGGGGCGGCAATGACGTGCTTTTTGGCGCCGGTGGCAATGATGTTCTGGATGGCGGCACCGGTCGCGACACCCTCTGGGGCGGAGTTGGTGACGATACACTGCTGGGCGGCGACGGTGACGATCAGATCATGGCGGGCAAAGGCGACGATCTGGTCGCTGGCGACGACGGGAACGACCTGCTGTATGGCAAGGAAGGTAACGACAGTATTGATGCGGGCAGTGGCAATGATCGCGTCTGGGGGGATGAGGGTAACGACACGATCCAGGGCGGTGCGGGCGATGACTGGCTTGTGGGTGGTGAGGGCGACGACGAGATCAGTGGCGGCGCCGGTAACGACACGGTGCGCGGTGGGTCGGGCTATGACGTGTTTTGGGGCGGGGCCGGGGCGGATGTGTTCGAGTTTTTCCGCGATCACGACACCGGCAGGCTGATGGACTTCAACCCCGATGAGGGCGATCTGATCCGTCTGGATGACTGGATCTGGTTCCCGCTTGGCGATCTGACGGCAGAACAGGTCGTCGAGCGGTTCGGCTCGCTGGATGATCAGGGCAATGTGGTGCTCGATTTCAGCGATGTCGGGGGCAATGTGGTCATCCTGAACGGGTTCGCTGACCTGGACAACCTGCCCGACTACATCGAAATCATGTAA
- a CDS encoding glycosyltransferase: MHNSTGAGNGRVVAVVVTHQRLAQLRVTLPALLASDPQALAAVLVVDNASDDGTPEWLAAQSDPRLSVLRLDENRGGAGGFDAGMRRAMRDLSPDWIVVMDDDARPEPGAMAAFQALDLSGYDGFAAAVRHPNGALCEMNRPTYNPFWHKGILLRTLLGGGRGAFHLGPEDFATPGLRAIDGASFVGFFVRAAAVQRRGYPDPALFLYGDDAIYTMGLTKAGHRLGFDPSVRFEHDSSTYSAADPRIKPLWKVYYYHRNLLILYRIATGLFFVPVLCLYLPRWLLRLRHHRGERGRFLRLFGLALIDGLRRRTDRARAEVLRIAEGRR; this comes from the coding sequence ATGCACAACTCAACAGGGGCCGGAAACGGGCGGGTCGTGGCGGTGGTTGTGACCCATCAGCGGCTGGCCCAGCTGCGCGTCACGCTGCCCGCCCTGCTGGCCAGTGACCCGCAGGCGCTGGCAGCCGTGCTGGTGGTCGATAACGCGTCGGACGACGGCACGCCTGAGTGGCTGGCAGCGCAATCCGATCCCCGCCTGAGCGTGCTGCGTCTCGATGAGAACCGCGGCGGCGCGGGTGGGTTTGACGCGGGCATGCGCCGCGCGATGCGCGATCTGTCGCCCGACTGGATCGTGGTGATGGACGATGACGCGCGGCCCGAACCGGGCGCGATGGCCGCGTTTCAGGCACTCGATCTGAGCGGCTATGATGGTTTCGCCGCCGCCGTGCGGCACCCGAACGGTGCGCTGTGTGAGATGAACCGCCCGACCTATAACCCGTTCTGGCACAAAGGCATTTTGCTGCGCACCCTGCTGGGCGGCGGGCGTGGCGCGTTCCATCTGGGGCCCGAGGATTTCGCCACCCCCGGCCTGCGCGCGATCGACGGCGCGTCCTTTGTGGGATTTTTCGTGCGCGCAGCCGCCGTGCAAAGGCGCGGCTATCCTGACCCCGCGCTGTTTTTATATGGCGACGACGCGATTTATACGATGGGGCTGACCAAGGCCGGGCACCGGCTGGGCTTTGACCCCTCGGTGCGGTTCGAGCATGACAGCAGCACCTATTCCGCCGCCGACCCCCGGATCAAGCCGCTGTGGAAGGTGTATTACTACCACCGCAATCTGCTGATCCTGTACCGCATCGCCACCGGCCTCTTCTTTGTGCCGGTGCTGTGCCTGTACCTGCCCCGTTGGCTGCTGCGCCTGCGCCACCACCGGGGCGAACGCGGGCGCTTCCTGCGGCTGTTCGGGCTGGCACTGATCGACGGCCTGCGCCGCCGCACCGACCGCGCGCGGGCCGAGGTCTTGCGGATCGCCGAGGGCCGGCGCTGA
- a CDS encoding M10 family metallopeptidase C-terminal domain-containing protein, whose translation MRLQLQGVIGSGTEMLDAGITDLEAVLVGGQVHLYSSTGRNGGLVDYVIGSDGQAHLNTQVIFPDNITGTVNDEIILAETGGGFTLLIGTRAQGLIGYDLRADGSIGGQTTTGWWHADNAAEHGSTGHLEALLTMTNGTSALFPQSFDGAQLVDLVGVTVGGHSYVLTALGGDTDGVTAFRVDQSNGRMTETGTIGVEQGLGIDAPTAMEVVQIGGMTYVILACAGTSSLSVMQLTESGALVPVDHVVDTGNTRFEGVQAMDVLQVGDHVFVVAGGADNGVTLFQMLPDGSLVAIQTVGDTSDTSMHKVSAISMAVEGSTLHIFVGAQNESGVTQFTLDLSSLGTVQGGTAAAERLTGTGGDDILMALGGNDTLVGGAGSDILVSGDSGTKMSGGGGQDVFVIRNGSGTTEITDFQRGMDRLDLSDLPMLRDPSQLTVTTTSHGMILEYRGHFIVLTAADGRPLSLRDLFPEGFDWGDHFAYVEPEEPQEVPPPNDGVHLIGGDLRDVLTGTERDDTIEGGHGNDSLSGGDGNDQIDGGGGKDSIQVTGGNNTLTGGGGKDTILGGVGNDWIDGGDGKDLDRGQRWREHADRRRRQRHRPWRRGQ comes from the coding sequence ATGCGGCTACAGTTGCAGGGCGTGATCGGGTCAGGGACGGAAATGCTCGATGCGGGCATCACCGATCTCGAAGCGGTGCTCGTTGGCGGGCAGGTGCATCTGTATTCCAGCACAGGCCGCAACGGCGGACTGGTCGATTACGTCATCGGCAGCGACGGTCAGGCGCATCTGAATACGCAGGTGATCTTTCCCGACAATATCACCGGCACCGTCAACGACGAAATCATCCTTGCCGAAACCGGCGGCGGTTTCACGCTGTTGATTGGCACCCGCGCGCAGGGCTTGATCGGTTACGACCTGCGCGCCGATGGCAGCATCGGTGGACAGACAACGACCGGCTGGTGGCATGCGGATAATGCCGCCGAACACGGCAGCACGGGTCATCTTGAAGCCCTGCTCACCATGACCAACGGCACCAGCGCACTGTTCCCGCAAAGCTTTGACGGGGCGCAGTTGGTGGACCTTGTCGGCGTCACGGTCGGGGGCCACAGCTATGTGCTGACGGCGCTGGGCGGGGATACGGACGGGGTTACGGCCTTCCGGGTCGATCAATCCAATGGCCGGATGACCGAAACCGGCACCATCGGCGTCGAGCAGGGTCTTGGCATCGACGCACCGACCGCGATGGAGGTCGTGCAGATCGGCGGGATGACCTATGTCATCCTCGCCTGCGCCGGAACCTCGTCGCTGTCGGTGATGCAACTGACCGAAAGCGGCGCTCTGGTACCGGTCGACCATGTTGTCGACACCGGCAACACCCGGTTCGAGGGTGTGCAGGCGATGGATGTGCTGCAGGTGGGCGACCATGTCTTTGTCGTCGCGGGCGGTGCGGATAACGGGGTGACGCTGTTCCAGATGCTGCCGGACGGCTCGCTGGTGGCGATCCAGACCGTCGGCGACACCAGCGATACCTCGATGCACAAGGTCAGCGCGATCTCGATGGCGGTCGAAGGATCGACGCTGCACATCTTCGTCGGCGCGCAGAATGAAAGCGGCGTGACGCAGTTCACGTTGGACCTGTCGTCGCTGGGCACAGTGCAGGGCGGCACGGCCGCCGCCGAAAGGCTGACGGGCACCGGCGGCGACGATATTCTGATGGCGCTGGGCGGGAACGACACGCTGGTGGGCGGTGCGGGATCGGATATTCTGGTTAGCGGCGACAGCGGGACGAAGATGTCGGGCGGCGGCGGACAGGATGTGTTCGTGATCCGCAATGGCAGTGGCACGACCGAAATCACCGATTTTCAGCGCGGTATGGACCGGCTGGACCTGTCCGATCTGCCGATGCTGCGCGATCCGTCGCAACTGACGGTGACCACGACGTCGCATGGCATGATCCTGGAGTATCGCGGTCATTTCATCGTGCTGACGGCCGCGGACGGGCGGCCGCTGTCGCTTCGCGATCTGTTCCCCGAAGGCTTCGATTGGGGCGATCATTTCGCCTATGTCGAGCCTGAGGAACCCCAGGAAGTCCCACCGCCCAATGACGGTGTGCATCTGATCGGCGGCGATTTGCGCGATGTGCTGACGGGCACCGAGCGCGACGACACCATCGAGGGTGGCCATGGCAATGACAGTCTGTCGGGCGGCGACGGCAATGACCAGATCGACGGCGGGGGCGGCAAGGATTCGATCCAGGTCACCGGTGGTAATAATACGCTGACCGGCGGCGGCGGCAAAGACACCATCCTTGGCGGCGTGGGCAATGACTGGATCGACGGCGGGGATGGCAAGGATCTCGATCGAGGTCAGCGATGGCGAGAACACGCTGATCGGCGGCGGCGGCAAAGACACCGTCCTTGGCGGCGTGGGCAATGA
- a CDS encoding 3-deoxy-manno-octulosonate cytidylyltransferase has product MRDAVIVIPARYASTRYPAKPLATLKGVSGIERTLLERSVMAARAAAVSTRGVTGLFVATDDERIAAEAKRVGADVIMTDPACANGTERVAQAVERAGLGQPIIVNLQGDAPLTPPHFVSTLINAMREDETRMVATPVLRCDRESLDNFRNDRRLDRVGATTVVRDLQGNAIYFSKEVIPFTGTLKADGPIPVFHHVGLYAYTPQALRLYASLTPGELEQLEGLEQLRFIEHGHKIAAVEVSAPGASFWELNNPSDVPLIEDYLHRMGME; this is encoded by the coding sequence ATGCGTGATGCTGTGATCGTTATCCCGGCGCGCTATGCGTCGACCCGCTATCCCGCGAAACCGCTGGCCACGCTCAAAGGCGTTTCGGGCATCGAGCGCACGTTGCTGGAACGCTCGGTGATGGCCGCCCGCGCCGCCGCCGTGTCCACACGCGGCGTGACCGGCCTGTTCGTCGCGACTGACGACGAGCGCATCGCGGCCGAGGCCAAGCGCGTGGGTGCCGATGTCATCATGACCGACCCCGCCTGCGCCAATGGCACCGAGCGCGTCGCACAAGCCGTCGAGCGCGCCGGACTGGGCCAGCCGATCATCGTCAACCTGCAGGGCGATGCGCCGCTGACCCCGCCGCATTTCGTCTCGACCCTGATCAACGCCATGCGCGAGGACGAGACGCGCATGGTCGCAACGCCCGTTCTGCGCTGCGACCGCGAGTCGCTGGACAATTTCCGCAACGACCGGCGGCTCGACCGCGTCGGCGCCACCACGGTGGTGCGCGACCTGCAGGGCAACGCGATCTATTTCTCGAAAGAGGTGATCCCCTTCACCGGCACGCTGAAGGCTGACGGTCCGATCCCGGTGTTCCACCATGTCGGCCTTTACGCCTATACGCCGCAAGCGCTGCGGCTCTATGCCAGCCTGACGCCCGGTGAGCTGGAACAGCTCGAAGGGCTGGAGCAGCTGCGTTTCATCGAGCACGGCCACAAGATCGCCGCCGTCGAAGTCAGCGCGCCGGGCGCATCCTTCTGGGAGCTGAACAACCCCTCGGACGTGCCGTTGATCGAAGACTACCTGCACCGGATGGGCATGGAATAA